Proteins co-encoded in one Dyella japonica A8 genomic window:
- a CDS encoding DUF4399 domain-containing protein, producing the protein MKRFLLAVALAGLTGAAVAADAPGLPVTKAPAGAEVYIISPRDGAIVGTEVTVQFGLKGMGVAPAGVKKEGTGHHHLLVDVKELPAAGQPIPKDEQHLHFGNGQTETTLKLAPGKHTLQLELADENHIPFDPAVVSKPVTITVK; encoded by the coding sequence ATGAAACGCTTTCTGCTTGCTGTTGCTCTGGCCGGCCTGACGGGCGCGGCCGTGGCTGCGGATGCCCCGGGATTACCCGTGACGAAGGCGCCCGCGGGTGCCGAGGTCTATATCATCTCGCCCCGGGACGGGGCCATCGTCGGCACGGAAGTCACCGTGCAGTTTGGCCTGAAGGGCATGGGCGTGGCGCCCGCGGGCGTGAAGAAGGAAGGTACCGGCCACCACCACCTGCTGGTGGACGTGAAGGAACTGCCGGCGGCCGGGCAGCCCATCCCGAAGGACGAGCAGCACCTCCACTTCGGCAACGGCCAGACCGAAACCACGCTGAAGCTGGCGCCGGGCAAGCACACGCTGCAGTTGGAGCTGGCGGACGAAAACCACATCCCGTTCGACCCGGCGGTGGTGTCCAAGCCCGTCACCATCACGGTCAAGTAA
- a CDS encoding phosphatase PAP2 family protein has protein sequence MNTMPPLHTPELMERAHGPRFAIDRRMCVAANRWGTRRAVGVFFGIISRLGDGVFWYSLMAVLALVDGRRGLLAASQMAITGLAALLLYRLLKRWTRRPRPFRACPGVIAHVPPLDEFSFPSGHTLQAVSFTVVALAWYPLLAPLLLTFTVLVGASRVILGLHYPSDVIAATVIGSALGALSLWLLPFHSLLA, from the coding sequence ATGAACACCATGCCACCGCTGCACACGCCTGAGCTGATGGAGCGTGCTCATGGCCCCCGCTTCGCCATTGATCGGCGCATGTGCGTCGCCGCCAACCGCTGGGGCACGCGCCGCGCCGTTGGCGTGTTCTTCGGCATCATCAGCCGACTGGGCGATGGGGTGTTCTGGTATTCGCTGATGGCAGTGCTCGCCCTGGTCGACGGCCGCCGCGGCTTGCTGGCGGCCTCGCAGATGGCCATCACCGGCCTGGCCGCCCTGCTGCTCTATCGCCTGCTCAAGCGCTGGACACGGCGCCCGCGCCCCTTCCGCGCCTGCCCCGGCGTGATCGCGCATGTGCCGCCGCTGGACGAATTCAGCTTTCCCTCGGGCCACACGCTGCAGGCGGTGAGCTTCACCGTCGTGGCGCTTGCCTGGTATCCGCTGCTCGCGCCGCTGCTGCTCACCTTCACCGTGCTGGTGGGCGCCTCGCGTGTGATCCTCGGTTTGCACTACCCGAGCGATGTCATTGCCGCCACCGTCATCGGCAGCGCGCTGGGTGCCCTGTCTCTGTGGCTGTTGCCGTTCCACTCGCTGCTGGCCTGA
- the gltX gene encoding glutamate--tRNA ligase translates to MTVRTRFAPSPTGFLHIGGARTALYCWLEARRRGGEFVLRIEDTDRERSTEEAVQAILDGMNWLGLRHDEGPVYQTARLERYKQVADELLKAGLAYYAYESKDEIEAMRNEAMAKGEKPRYNGYYRDRNEPYRDDPNRVMRFKNPLEGSVVFEDKVKGRIEWANAELDDLVIFRSDGWPTYNFAVVVDDIDMGITEVIRGDDHVNNTPRQINIYKALGKPVPEFAHLPMILGPDGQKLSKRHGAVSVMQYRDDGFLPHALLNYLVRLGWSHGDQEIFSEEEMIRLFDVADVNKAASRFDVTKLSWLNQHYLKTEEPASIAPEFEWHLAQAGIDFSKGPNPADVIVALRDRVQTLKEMAERAKIWYGPITEWDDKAVAKHLQNDSAVAVLEAAKGLLVDVEWKPEPIHGVIEQVAAKLELGMGKIAQPLRVAMTGTQVSPSIDHTIYLAGREEALKRIDDAVARAKG, encoded by the coding sequence ATGACCGTCCGCACTCGTTTTGCCCCCAGTCCCACCGGTTTCCTGCACATTGGCGGTGCCCGCACGGCGCTGTACTGCTGGCTGGAGGCTCGTCGCCGCGGCGGCGAGTTCGTGCTGCGCATCGAGGATACCGACCGCGAGCGCTCCACCGAGGAGGCCGTGCAGGCCATCCTGGACGGCATGAACTGGCTGGGCCTGCGTCACGACGAAGGCCCCGTCTATCAGACCGCGCGCCTGGAGCGTTACAAGCAGGTAGCCGACGAGTTGCTGAAGGCCGGCCTTGCCTATTACGCCTACGAGTCGAAGGACGAGATCGAGGCCATGCGCAACGAGGCGATGGCCAAGGGCGAGAAGCCCCGCTACAACGGCTATTACCGCGACCGCAACGAGCCGTACCGCGACGATCCGAACCGTGTCATGCGCTTCAAGAACCCGCTGGAAGGCTCGGTGGTGTTCGAGGACAAGGTGAAGGGTCGTATCGAATGGGCCAACGCCGAGCTCGACGACCTGGTGATCTTCCGTTCCGACGGCTGGCCGACCTACAACTTCGCCGTGGTGGTGGACGACATCGACATGGGCATCACCGAGGTGATCCGCGGCGATGACCACGTGAACAACACGCCGCGTCAGATCAACATCTACAAGGCGCTCGGCAAGCCGGTGCCGGAGTTCGCGCACCTGCCGATGATCCTCGGCCCCGATGGCCAGAAGCTCAGCAAGCGCCACGGCGCAGTGAGCGTCATGCAATACCGCGACGACGGCTTCCTGCCGCACGCGCTGCTCAACTACCTCGTGCGCCTGGGCTGGTCGCATGGTGACCAGGAAATCTTCTCCGAAGAAGAGATGATCCGCCTGTTCGACGTGGCCGACGTCAACAAGGCGGCCTCGCGCTTCGACGTCACCAAGCTGTCGTGGCTCAACCAGCATTACCTGAAGACGGAAGAGCCCGCGTCCATTGCGCCGGAATTCGAGTGGCACCTCGCGCAGGCGGGCATCGACTTCAGCAAGGGACCGAACCCCGCTGACGTCATCGTCGCGCTGCGCGACCGCGTGCAGACGCTGAAGGAAATGGCCGAGCGCGCGAAGATCTGGTACGGCCCGATCACCGAGTGGGATGACAAGGCTGTCGCCAAGCATCTGCAGAACGACAGCGCCGTTGCCGTGCTCGAGGCGGCGAAGGGTTTGCTGGTTGATGTCGAGTGGAAGCCGGAGCCGATCCACGGCGTGATCGAGCAGGTGGCTGCGAAGCTTGAACTGGGCATGGGCAAGATTGCGCAGCCGCTGCGCGTGGCGATGACGGGGACGCAGGTGTCGCCGTCGATTGATCACACGATTTATCTGGCGGGGCGCGAGGAAGCGCTCAAGCGTATTGATGATGCGGTGGCGCGGGCGAAGGGGTGA
- a CDS encoding glycosyltransferase family 4 protein: MRIGIVSETYPPEINGVALTVHSLAAGLALQGHTVDLIRPRQRQPFQDEPGIATLEVRGASLPRYPGLRFGLPAGSTLRERWTRLRPDAIYVATEGPLGWSAVRTAKRLGIPTATGFHTRFDTYADHYGVGFLTPVVRNYLRNFHRRAKATLVPTDALAGELTALGVDTARLLRRAVDTQLFHPRHRNTALRTAWGVDGNTPVVLYVGRIAPEKNLDLAVRTFRAVQQQVPKAKYVWVGDGPARAALQEANPDFIFAGMQRGEALAQHYASADLFPFPSLSETFGNVILEALASGLPVVAYEEGAAREHLHTGHNGYRIDAGNERNFIESAVMLASNASLIRHMGRAAHASIANLSPDAVIKEFEHLLRELAQENAHEHHATAAHA, encoded by the coding sequence GTGCGCATCGGCATCGTCAGCGAAACGTATCCACCCGAAATCAACGGCGTGGCACTGACCGTGCACAGCCTCGCCGCCGGGCTCGCCTTGCAGGGCCACACGGTCGACCTGATCCGTCCCCGCCAGCGGCAGCCGTTCCAGGACGAGCCCGGCATCGCCACCCTCGAGGTGCGCGGCGCCTCCCTTCCCCGCTATCCAGGCCTGCGCTTCGGCCTGCCTGCAGGCAGCACACTGCGGGAGCGCTGGACGCGCCTGCGACCGGATGCGATCTACGTGGCGACGGAAGGCCCGCTAGGCTGGTCCGCCGTGCGCACGGCCAAGCGGCTGGGCATTCCCACTGCCACGGGCTTCCACACCCGCTTCGATACCTATGCCGACCACTACGGCGTGGGTTTCCTCACCCCGGTGGTGCGCAACTATCTGCGCAACTTCCACCGCCGCGCGAAAGCCACCCTGGTGCCGACCGACGCGCTGGCTGGCGAGCTCACCGCGCTCGGCGTGGATACGGCGCGACTGCTGCGCCGTGCGGTCGATACGCAGCTGTTCCATCCGCGCCATCGCAACACCGCGTTGCGCACGGCCTGGGGCGTGGATGGCAACACGCCCGTGGTCCTGTATGTCGGCCGCATCGCGCCGGAAAAAAACCTAGACCTGGCCGTACGCACCTTCCGTGCCGTGCAGCAGCAGGTGCCCAAGGCCAAGTACGTGTGGGTGGGCGATGGCCCGGCTCGCGCCGCGCTGCAGGAAGCCAATCCCGATTTCATCTTCGCCGGCATGCAGCGCGGCGAGGCACTGGCCCAGCACTACGCCAGCGCCGATCTGTTTCCGTTCCCGAGCCTGAGCGAGACCTTCGGCAATGTGATCCTGGAAGCGCTCGCCTCCGGCCTGCCCGTGGTGGCCTACGAAGAGGGCGCAGCGCGCGAACACCTGCATACGGGCCACAACGGCTATCGCATCGACGCAGGCAACGAAAGGAACTTCATTGAATCCGCCGTGATGCTGGCCTCCAACGCCAGCCTGATCCGGCACATGGGGCGCGCCGCGCACGCGAGCATCGCCAACCTCTCGCCCGACGCGGTCATCAAAGAGTTCGAACACCTGTTGCGTGAACTGGCCCAGGAGAATGCGCATGAACACCATGCCACCGCTGCACACGCCTGA